In Desulfobulbus oralis, one DNA window encodes the following:
- a CDS encoding DUF4410 domain-containing protein: MKSKVVWACMLLLSAAFLCSCGGRKAPEENPFRMEQALTQSYENILFYPFETNEEIQKYYPKAREESLHAVIRHLRDKKKYRKIDKVSGNFDKKSTLLVKVRIPDMRIVGGVARAFGGTFLGSSHMSMEAYLIDAESGNTVKMKALASANNPWAAAWTIGDTDRSLPSDMGHILGEYIATVVPARAVPAKP, from the coding sequence ATGAAAAGCAAAGTTGTATGGGCCTGTATGCTGCTGCTGTCTGCAGCATTCCTCTGCTCCTGCGGCGGCAGAAAAGCGCCGGAAGAGAACCCCTTCAGGATGGAGCAGGCGCTGACACAGTCATACGAGAATATTCTCTTCTATCCCTTTGAAACAAACGAAGAAATACAAAAATACTACCCCAAGGCAAGGGAAGAATCATTGCATGCGGTAATCAGGCACCTGCGGGATAAGAAGAAATACAGGAAAATTGATAAAGTCAGTGGTAATTTCGATAAAAAATCAACCCTGCTTGTCAAGGTAAGAATACCGGACATGAGAATTGTTGGCGGTGTTGCCCGGGCTTTTGGCGGCACATTTTTAGGCAGTTCACATATGAGCATGGAAGCCTATCTGATAGACGCGGAAAGTGGCAATACAGTAAAAATGAAGGCTTTGGCCAGCGCCAACAATCCCTGGGCTGCAGCATGGACTATTGGGGATACGGACAGGAGTCTGCCATCAGACATGGGGCATATTCTCGGCGAATATATCGCCACCGTGGTCCCGGCCAGAGCGGTTCCGGCCAAACCATAA